One genomic region from Haloarcula taiwanensis encodes:
- a CDS encoding replication factor A (binds single-stranded DNA) — protein sequence MSLEDHAEELASDLGVDKEEVTRDLENLVNYSVPMDEAKQSLRRKYGDGSSGGDNTPSSKAISEVTTDDSNVTVTAVVLTSGRRSIQYNGEQHVIREGELADETGKISYTAWDGFSGDLQPGQTVRLGNAGVREWDGQPELNLGDSTDPEVVDETLDIDYEVGGRAALQDLAPGDRGITVEVQVLECEQKVIDGRDGETTILSGVLGDESGRLPFTDWEPHAEIEEGASVRLEETFVREFRGAPSVNVSEFSTVTALDRTVEVAEDAPRLSIREAVESGGLFDVELAGNVIEVRDGSGLIERCPECGRVIQNGQCRSHGAVEGEDDLRTKAILDDGTATVTAVLDDELTARVYGGDLDDAREHARDAMDKEVVADRIADRIVGHEFVVRGSLSVDEYGANLTASTFAEADDDPATRARTLLQEADT from the coding sequence ATGTCTCTCGAAGACCATGCCGAGGAGCTCGCCTCCGACCTCGGTGTTGACAAAGAGGAGGTCACACGCGACCTGGAGAACCTCGTGAACTACTCCGTCCCGATGGACGAGGCCAAGCAGAGCCTCAGACGGAAGTACGGTGACGGCAGCTCGGGCGGCGACAACACGCCGTCGAGCAAGGCCATCAGCGAGGTCACGACCGACGACTCGAACGTGACGGTCACCGCCGTGGTGCTCACGTCCGGTCGGCGGTCCATCCAGTACAACGGGGAACAGCACGTCATCCGCGAGGGCGAACTCGCCGACGAGACGGGGAAGATATCCTACACCGCCTGGGACGGCTTCTCGGGCGACCTCCAGCCCGGCCAGACCGTCCGGCTCGGCAACGCCGGCGTCCGGGAGTGGGACGGCCAGCCCGAACTGAACCTCGGCGACAGCACCGACCCCGAGGTCGTCGACGAGACGCTGGACATCGACTACGAGGTCGGCGGCCGCGCCGCCCTACAGGACCTCGCGCCGGGCGACCGCGGCATCACTGTGGAGGTGCAGGTGCTGGAGTGCGAGCAGAAGGTCATCGACGGCCGCGACGGCGAGACGACGATTCTCAGCGGCGTCCTCGGCGACGAGAGCGGCCGGCTCCCCTTTACTGACTGGGAGCCCCACGCGGAGATCGAGGAAGGGGCGTCCGTACGCCTCGAAGAGACGTTCGTCCGCGAGTTCCGCGGCGCGCCGTCGGTGAACGTCTCGGAGTTCTCGACCGTGACCGCGCTGGACCGCACGGTCGAGGTAGCCGAAGACGCCCCGCGGCTGTCCATCCGCGAGGCCGTCGAGAGCGGCGGCCTGTTCGACGTGGAACTGGCCGGCAACGTCATCGAGGTGCGGGACGGCTCAGGCCTCATCGAGCGTTGTCCGGAGTGTGGCCGTGTCATCCAGAACGGGCAGTGTCGCTCCCACGGCGCGGTTGAGGGCGAGGACGACCTGCGGACGAAGGCGATTCTCGACGACGGGACCGCCACCGTCACCGCAGTGCTGGACGACGAACTGACCGCCAGGGTGTACGGGGGCGACCTCGACGACGCCCGCGAGCACGCCCGGGACGCGATGGATAAAGAGGTCGTCGCCGACCGCATCGCCGACCGCATCGTCGGCCACGAGTTCGTCGTCCGCGGGTCGCTGTCGGTCGACGAGTACGGCGCGAACCTCACCGCATCGACGTTCGCCGAGGCCGACGACGACCCGGCGACGCGTGCGCGGACCCTGCTACAGGAGGCAGACACATGA
- a CDS encoding phosphoesterase: MRVEPLPGVPAATVDTDGERLLAVADYHAGIEAGLRYEGVELKSAAADRRERLLTCLDRARADRLVVVGDLGHAIGDPFDDERAELEALFDALDVPVTLVKGNHDGSLEPVLSDLPADIEVTPGHGTRIGSVGFAHGHTWPAPDVLEADVLCVGHEHPVVRLEDSVGGAQKERAWLRGSLATDPFAEQFDQPVDDAPDIVVFPAFNDRSGGTWVNVDGQEFLAPFLPEGMTDAEAFLLDGTRLGAYQQV, translated from the coding sequence ATGCGCGTCGAACCGCTTCCCGGCGTTCCGGCAGCCACAGTCGATACCGACGGAGAGCGGTTGCTGGCGGTGGCTGATTACCACGCTGGCATCGAAGCGGGGCTCAGATACGAGGGCGTCGAACTCAAGTCGGCCGCCGCGGACCGTCGGGAGCGGTTGCTGACGTGTCTGGACCGCGCCCGTGCCGACCGGCTGGTGGTCGTCGGCGATCTGGGCCACGCTATCGGCGACCCGTTCGACGACGAGCGGGCGGAACTCGAAGCGCTGTTCGACGCACTCGACGTGCCCGTGACGCTGGTGAAAGGGAACCACGACGGCAGTCTGGAGCCGGTCCTATCCGACCTTCCCGCCGATATCGAGGTGACGCCGGGACACGGGACCCGCATTGGTTCGGTCGGGTTCGCCCACGGCCACACCTGGCCTGCACCGGACGTGCTCGAAGCGGACGTGCTCTGTGTCGGCCACGAACACCCGGTCGTCCGACTCGAAGACAGCGTCGGCGGCGCACAGAAAGAGCGGGCCTGGCTCCGCGGCTCGCTGGCGACTGATCCCTTTGCCGAGCAGTTCGACCAGCCGGTCGACGACGCGCCGGATATCGTCGTCTTTCCTGCCTTCAACGACCGCTCCGGGGGGACGTGGGTCAACGTCGACGGCCAGGAGTTCCTCGCCCCGTTCCTGCCCGAGGGCATGACGGATGCCGAGGCGTTCCTGCTCGATGGCACGCGGTTAGGGGCCTACCAGCAGGTCTGA
- a CDS encoding fructose-bisphosphatase — MNTLDEIERAVKDTAHYVSGNLANYANRAAGENPSGEQQVGGDVWADDLFFDALAHIDGIGAYASEERSDVVDCGEGYSIAIDPLDGSSNLASNNSVGTIIGVYDAELPAAGREMVASLMVLYGPYTTLTIARSDRDVVQEHLLRDGHSERWGQFELPAEATVVGLAGKTGERSDEFNDIAQAFERDLKLRYGGATVADLAQVLEYGGLFGYPATTGYPDGKLRVHFESAPLAYLVEAAGGASSDGSQSLLAVEPDGIHDRTPTFLGNAELVDDLEAALSEE, encoded by the coding sequence GTGAACACGCTCGATGAAATCGAACGAGCGGTGAAGGATACGGCGCATTACGTCAGCGGGAACCTGGCGAACTACGCCAACAGAGCTGCCGGCGAGAACCCGAGCGGGGAACAACAGGTCGGGGGCGACGTGTGGGCCGACGACCTGTTTTTCGACGCGCTCGCACACATCGACGGTATCGGCGCGTACGCGAGCGAGGAGCGCAGCGACGTGGTCGACTGCGGCGAGGGCTACAGTATCGCTATCGACCCGCTCGATGGCTCCTCGAACCTCGCCTCGAACAACTCTGTGGGGACGATAATTGGGGTCTACGACGCCGAACTCCCCGCGGCAGGCCGGGAAATGGTCGCGTCGCTGATGGTACTGTACGGCCCGTACACGACGCTGACAATCGCACGGTCCGACCGCGATGTCGTTCAGGAGCACCTCCTCCGGGACGGGCACAGCGAGCGCTGGGGCCAGTTCGAACTGCCGGCGGAGGCGACAGTGGTCGGGCTGGCGGGCAAGACCGGCGAGCGCAGCGACGAGTTCAACGACATCGCCCAGGCCTTCGAGCGGGACCTGAAGCTCCGCTACGGTGGGGCGACTGTCGCCGATCTGGCGCAGGTCCTCGAGTACGGCGGACTGTTCGGCTATCCGGCGACGACGGGGTATCCGGACGGTAAACTCCGGGTCCACTTCGAATCGGCCCCGCTCGCATATCTCGTCGAAGCGGCCGGTGGCGCTTCCAGCGATGGGTCGCAGTCGTTACTCGCCGTTGAACCGGATGGTATCCACGACCGGACGCCGACGTTCCTCGGCAACGCCGAACTTGTCGACGACCTCGAAGCAGCGCTTTCGGAAGAATAG
- a CDS encoding helicase, which translates to MTDGVARGDDAFTALGPAVRSALSERGFTTPTDPQRKAIPTLADGRDALVVAPTGTGKTETAMLPVFDALAQSEDRFGIGALYITPLRALNRDMRQRLDWWGETLGLEVDVRHGDTTDYQRQKQADDPPDVLVTTPETLQAMLTGSKLRTALADVEHIVIDEVHELAAAKRGAQLTIGLERLRELSGQFQRIGLSATVGDPHEVGRFLTGGRTCAIVEVDIGSRLDIEVIRPQITDRDEELSSTLVTDAGTASHVRYIADLIDDHESVLLFVNTRQTAEALGSRFKELGTDLGVHHGSLSKEARIDVEDRFKAGDLDALLCTSSMELGIDVGHVDHVVQYGSPRQVSRLVQRVGRAGHRRDLVSSGTVVTTDTDDTLEALAIARQAEAGDVEPAEIHDGSLDTVANQVAGLVMDTGEIRAMRAYEILTRAYPFRDLGEAQFKQVVEELAANNVIWLDEDRDTLEKRRGTWQYFYQNLSMIPDEATYDVEDVASGQQVGTLDEKFVVNFATPGEVFVQRGEMWRITNIDEEEEIVTVSPIEDPAGEVPSWVGQEIPVPRAVAAEVGELRRVAGRQLQNGADTDAVARDVATRYAAGPETVADGLSQVEKHEGPIPDDTTILVEFHGREVIINACYGHKINETLGRILSALLGQRAGESVAMEVDPYRITLEVPRRITAGDVIEVIEDTDPDHLPALIELSLKNADALKFKLAQVATKFGSLKRWRGRGSTDFGRDRLLAALEDTPMYDEALREVRHEDLAIEATADLLRDIQSGDVALETVGEHTPIGTGGSSSGRELLSPENADASVINTVRERIQSDRVILMCLHCKEWDRKQQVKRVRDQPSCPHCGSTRIAALNPWAEEVVSAVRTDDKDEEQEKMTERAYRSASLVQSHGKQAVVALAARGVGPHNAARIINHLREDEDEFYRDILRQEREYARTQSFWG; encoded by the coding sequence ATGACTGACGGGGTCGCTCGCGGCGATGACGCCTTTACCGCACTCGGTCCAGCCGTCCGCAGTGCGCTCTCAGAGCGCGGCTTCACGACGCCGACCGACCCACAGCGAAAAGCAATTCCGACCCTGGCTGACGGGCGGGACGCGCTGGTGGTCGCACCGACCGGTACCGGGAAGACGGAGACGGCGATGTTGCCGGTCTTCGACGCATTAGCACAGTCCGAGGACCGTTTTGGCATCGGCGCGCTGTATATCACGCCGCTTCGGGCTCTTAACCGCGACATGCGCCAGCGTCTGGATTGGTGGGGCGAAACGCTCGGCCTCGAAGTGGATGTTCGCCACGGCGACACGACGGACTACCAGCGCCAGAAGCAGGCCGACGACCCGCCGGACGTGCTCGTAACTACGCCCGAGACGCTCCAGGCGATGCTTACCGGGTCGAAGCTCCGGACTGCGCTGGCAGATGTCGAACATATCGTCATCGACGAGGTTCACGAGCTCGCCGCGGCCAAGCGCGGCGCGCAGCTGACCATCGGACTCGAACGGCTCCGAGAGCTGTCCGGGCAGTTCCAGCGCATCGGACTCTCGGCGACTGTCGGCGACCCACACGAGGTCGGCCGGTTTCTCACCGGCGGCCGGACGTGTGCCATCGTGGAAGTGGACATCGGCAGTCGACTGGACATCGAGGTGATCCGGCCCCAGATTACCGACCGTGACGAAGAACTGTCGAGCACGCTCGTCACCGACGCTGGAACGGCCAGTCACGTCCGCTACATCGCGGACCTCATCGATGACCACGAGTCCGTCTTGCTGTTTGTCAACACCCGACAGACAGCCGAGGCGCTGGGCTCGCGGTTCAAAGAGTTGGGAACCGATCTCGGCGTCCACCACGGCTCGCTGTCGAAGGAGGCCCGTATCGACGTGGAGGACCGGTTCAAGGCCGGCGACCTCGACGCCCTGCTGTGTACCTCCTCGATGGAACTGGGCATCGACGTGGGCCACGTCGATCACGTCGTCCAGTACGGCAGTCCCCGGCAGGTGTCCCGTCTCGTCCAGCGGGTCGGCCGGGCCGGCCACCGGCGTGACCTCGTCTCCTCGGGCACGGTTGTCACCACCGACACCGACGACACGCTGGAGGCGCTGGCGATTGCGAGACAGGCCGAAGCTGGCGACGTTGAACCGGCCGAAATACACGATGGCAGCCTCGATACCGTTGCTAACCAGGTCGCCGGGCTAGTGATGGACACCGGCGAAATCCGGGCGATGCGGGCCTACGAGATACTGACCCGCGCGTACCCGTTCCGTGATCTCGGCGAGGCCCAGTTCAAGCAGGTCGTCGAAGAACTCGCAGCGAACAACGTCATCTGGCTCGACGAGGACCGGGACACCTTAGAGAAACGCCGCGGGACCTGGCAGTACTTCTATCAGAACCTCTCGATGATCCCTGACGAGGCCACCTACGACGTGGAAGACGTAGCCTCGGGCCAGCAGGTCGGGACCCTCGATGAGAAGTTCGTCGTCAACTTCGCCACGCCCGGCGAGGTGTTCGTCCAGCGCGGGGAGATGTGGCGCATCACGAACATCGACGAGGAGGAGGAGATCGTGACCGTCTCGCCCATCGAGGACCCCGCCGGTGAGGTGCCATCGTGGGTCGGGCAGGAAATTCCGGTTCCGAGGGCCGTCGCCGCGGAGGTCGGCGAACTCCGCCGCGTGGCCGGCCGGCAACTCCAAAACGGCGCGGACACCGACGCCGTCGCCAGAGACGTAGCGACTCGCTATGCCGCCGGCCCGGAAACCGTCGCGGACGGCCTCTCGCAGGTCGAGAAACACGAGGGCCCGATTCCGGACGACACGACCATTCTGGTGGAGTTCCACGGCCGGGAAGTTATCATCAATGCCTGCTATGGGCACAAAATCAACGAGACGCTGGGACGGATCCTCTCGGCGCTGCTCGGCCAGCGAGCGGGCGAATCAGTCGCGATGGAGGTCGACCCCTACCGGATTACGCTGGAAGTCCCGCGACGAATCACCGCCGGCGACGTCATCGAAGTCATCGAGGACACCGACCCCGACCACCTCCCGGCGCTTATCGAACTCAGCCTGAAAAACGCCGACGCGCTGAAGTTCAAGCTTGCACAGGTAGCGACGAAGTTCGGCTCGCTCAAGCGCTGGCGCGGTCGCGGGTCGACGGACTTCGGCCGCGACCGTCTGCTCGCTGCGCTGGAGGACACGCCGATGTACGACGAAGCCCTGCGCGAAGTGCGCCACGAGGACCTCGCCATCGAGGCGACGGCCGACCTTCTCCGAGACATCCAGAGCGGCGACGTAGCGCTCGAAACAGTGGGTGAGCACACGCCCATCGGGACCGGCGGTAGCTCCTCCGGGCGGGAGTTGCTCTCCCCGGAGAACGCCGACGCGAGCGTCATCAACACCGTCAGGGAGCGCATCCAAAGCGACCGTGTCATCCTCATGTGTTTACACTGCAAAGAGTGGGACCGAAAACAGCAGGTCAAGCGCGTGCGCGACCAGCCGTCGTGTCCGCACTGTGGCTCGACCCGCATCGCCGCGCTGAATCCCTGGGCCGAGGAAGTCGTCTCGGCCGTCCGGACCGATGACAAGGACGAGGAGCAGGAGAAGATGACCGAACGAGCCTACCGCTCGGCCTCGCTGGTCCAGAGTCACGGGAAGCAAGCGGTGGTCGCGCTGGCGGCCCGCGGCGTCGGTCCGCACAACGCCGCCCGCATCATCAATCATCTGCGTGAGGACGAAGACGAGTTTTACCGGGACATCCTTCGTCAGGAGCGAGAGTACGCGCGGACCCAGTCGTTCTGGGGTTGA
- a CDS encoding SpoOM family protein — translation MKDVLSRIGIGSATVDTVLPADSVRAGESVRAEVHVEGGSTDQDIDAIYFALETEYRSDEGYKDAIIDQWQLTEPFTIEAGEERRFETTVHIPRVTPVTTRSTAVEIETGLDISMAVDPGDEDYIEVEPTHRTQAVFDALDSLGFSLHASACEATAGSLFTTSTNFVQEFEFRPQRGEFAEQVDEVEVVPVFDDSHLTVYLEVDRSAGLLSEMTDADERHTKLTIEAPEPAAIEPRLAEAIRELS, via the coding sequence ATGAAAGACGTGCTTTCCAGAATCGGCATCGGGTCTGCTACGGTGGACACGGTCTTGCCGGCAGATTCCGTCAGAGCCGGTGAGTCCGTCCGTGCCGAAGTTCACGTTGAGGGCGGCTCGACGGACCAGGATATCGACGCGATCTACTTCGCGCTGGAAACTGAGTACAGATCCGACGAGGGGTACAAGGACGCCATCATCGACCAGTGGCAACTCACCGAGCCGTTCACCATCGAGGCGGGTGAGGAACGTCGCTTCGAGACGACCGTCCATATTCCCCGGGTGACGCCTGTAACGACACGCTCGACGGCCGTCGAAATCGAGACCGGACTCGATATCTCGATGGCGGTCGACCCCGGTGACGAGGATTACATCGAGGTCGAACCGACACACCGCACGCAGGCAGTGTTCGACGCGCTCGATTCGCTCGGCTTCTCGCTCCATGCCTCTGCCTGTGAGGCCACAGCCGGGAGTCTGTTTACCACCTCGACGAACTTCGTTCAGGAGTTCGAGTTCCGGCCACAGCGCGGCGAGTTCGCGGAGCAGGTCGACGAGGTGGAAGTCGTCCCGGTGTTCGACGACAGCCATCTCACGGTGTATCTGGAGGTCGACCGCAGCGCCGGACTGCTCTCGGAGATGACCGACGCCGACGAGCGACACACGAAACTCACGATAGAAGCGCCTGAGCCTGCTGCTATCGAGCCGCGACTCGCGGAAGCGATCCGGGAATTGAGCTAG
- a CDS encoding PAS domain S-box protein — MGGVDILHVDDDKGLASLTADLLERKDSRFNVETAASATEGLQLLDDFSPDCIVSDFEMPGIDGLEFLQAVRAEHSKLPFILFTGRGSEEIASDAISAGATDYLQKQSGTDQYELLANRINNAVTRYHSEKQLRETKEEYAAVFENARNGLLLVDVEQDGFRFRRCNSRVQEFTGLAESELIGKTPQEALGDENARAVAGAYRKCVDMRETISYTVTLTHPVGEVVHEVNTTPIIRDGEVEQLVVAFTDITERYAREQELREERAVIQQALDTLDEPLFVTDTHGTLKHCNRRALEATGHTEQTAVGTAITDLFPDDEREMITDAVDNALRTGRTTVTASLRLDSGQRQPYKFRAHSLTDLDNNIAGLVILGQDALDT, encoded by the coding sequence ATGGGGGGCGTTGACATTCTACATGTCGATGACGATAAGGGGCTTGCTAGCCTGACTGCCGACCTCCTCGAACGCAAGGACAGTCGGTTCAACGTGGAGACTGCTGCAAGCGCGACAGAGGGGCTACAGCTACTCGACGATTTCTCCCCTGACTGCATCGTTTCCGACTTTGAGATGCCCGGTATCGACGGACTTGAGTTTTTACAAGCCGTCCGGGCGGAACACTCCAAACTCCCGTTCATTCTGTTTACTGGCCGAGGAAGCGAAGAGATCGCAAGCGATGCGATCTCTGCTGGCGCAACTGACTACCTACAGAAACAATCCGGAACTGATCAGTACGAACTACTGGCCAACCGTATTAACAACGCTGTCACCCGGTATCACTCGGAAAAACAGCTACGCGAGACCAAAGAGGAGTACGCCGCTGTTTTCGAGAACGCGCGGAACGGACTCCTGCTTGTTGATGTCGAGCAAGACGGGTTTCGCTTCCGTCGGTGTAACTCACGGGTTCAGGAGTTTACCGGACTTGCAGAGTCAGAACTTATCGGTAAGACCCCACAGGAGGCACTCGGCGACGAGAATGCCAGAGCGGTCGCCGGCGCGTATCGGAAATGCGTCGACATGCGAGAAACAATTTCATATACGGTGACCCTTACTCATCCGGTCGGCGAAGTCGTCCATGAAGTCAATACCACGCCGATTATCAGAGACGGTGAGGTCGAGCAACTCGTCGTCGCGTTTACCGACATCACCGAACGGTACGCCCGTGAGCAGGAGTTACGCGAGGAGCGGGCGGTCATTCAACAAGCGCTCGACACGCTCGATGAGCCACTGTTCGTTACAGATACTCATGGCACCCTCAAGCACTGTAACCGCCGCGCACTCGAGGCTACTGGCCACACCGAACAGACAGCCGTTGGAACGGCGATCACTGACTTGTTTCCTGACGACGAGCGGGAGATGATTACTGACGCGGTTGACAACGCACTCCGTACTGGCCGAACGACTGTCACGGCCAGCCTTCGACTCGACAGCGGTCAGCGACAGCCATACAAGTTCCGCGCCCACTCTCTGACTGATCTGGATAACAACATAGCGGGGCTGGTCATACTCGGTCAGGATGCCCTTGACACCTGA
- a CDS encoding zinc ribbon domain-containing protein, whose protein sequence is MTEWRDASAPTCPECDESLEPTAMTCPHCDATLLTDEQTEMLDERLTETLESMDSGAPTWAVTLTGLSLGIAIAPLVLYAVVILVGDLSLPVAVGVLLAGWLVPAAYLSRLRNPSEVLARGLYLVVAGVAVVVVVVGYEVFLSNGPSVVSEQTALVSLGLAIPAALGALIARRAARRADRQARGEPGPLHERFSIDDESDD, encoded by the coding sequence ATGACCGAGTGGCGTGACGCGTCGGCTCCCACCTGTCCAGAGTGTGATGAGTCGCTGGAACCCACCGCGATGACCTGCCCACACTGTGACGCGACGCTGCTCACCGACGAACAGACCGAGATGCTCGACGAGCGCCTGACCGAGACGCTTGAGTCGATGGACTCCGGTGCGCCGACGTGGGCAGTCACGCTCACTGGCCTCTCGCTCGGAATCGCCATTGCGCCGCTCGTGCTGTACGCGGTCGTCATCCTCGTCGGCGATCTCTCGCTTCCCGTGGCCGTCGGCGTCCTGCTGGCCGGCTGGCTCGTCCCGGCCGCATATCTCTCTCGGCTTCGCAATCCCAGCGAGGTGCTGGCCCGCGGGCTGTACCTCGTCGTCGCCGGTGTAGCCGTCGTCGTGGTCGTAGTGGGATATGAGGTCTTCCTGTCGAATGGCCCATCAGTCGTCTCCGAGCAGACTGCGCTCGTGTCGCTCGGTCTGGCGATTCCGGCGGCACTGGGCGCGCTCATCGCGCGTCGCGCCGCCCGACGGGCTGACCGGCAAGCCCGCGGAGAGCCGGGGCCGCTGCACGAGCGATTCAGTATCGACGACGAGTCCGACGACTGA
- a CDS encoding DNA mismatch repair protein, with protein MRLEEYWGIGPKTSELLTEELGVERAIEAIESADTRALTTAGLSQGRATRILRRATGAESMGLLATRDTRDVYKELLDLAEEYAVTAAAADSIRVLTPLPTREAMDERLDDVLEARDTWAGLADEDQRAVLDAFEDYDAAGGELAAVDVALALRDTGVENGVFEPLAALDRDSLATGRAALAGLAGDGDSVGEGADDELDRLRDRLGQIEDLAAASMEVVEAVQEGARRPDEFQDALVRHVTSETGVDAARVRDAMPREATDARDFVDVALRELRSTLRTDVREREQAVADRLEDDLADARAEIDAAVEAVDDIAFSVSLARFAIAFDLTRPTFVEGRKTIAVQRARNLTIADVESVQPVTYAIGDHTLELDRANRPPSGDRVAVLTGANSGGKTTLLETLCQVQLLAQMGLPVPADAAEVSVVDTVVFHRRHASFNAGVLESTLRSVVPPLTESDRTLMLVDEFEAITEPGSAADLLHGLVTLTVDRDALGVFVTHLADDLEPLPTEARVDGIFAEGLNQDLELQVDYQPRFGTVGKSTPEFIVSRLVANAKDPVERNGFETLATAVGEEAVQRTLSDALWTDE; from the coding sequence ATGCGACTGGAGGAGTACTGGGGCATCGGCCCGAAGACGTCCGAACTGCTCACCGAGGAGCTGGGCGTCGAGCGGGCCATCGAGGCAATCGAGTCGGCGGATACACGAGCGCTAACCACGGCTGGCCTCTCTCAGGGGCGCGCAACGCGCATCCTCCGGCGGGCGACCGGGGCCGAATCGATGGGCCTGCTCGCCACCAGAGACACCCGCGACGTGTACAAGGAACTGCTTGACCTCGCCGAGGAATACGCGGTCACGGCGGCTGCGGCCGACAGCATCCGGGTGCTGACGCCGCTGCCGACCCGCGAGGCGATGGACGAGCGGCTGGACGACGTGCTCGAAGCGCGGGACACGTGGGCCGGCCTCGCCGACGAGGACCAGCGGGCCGTCCTCGACGCGTTCGAGGACTACGACGCCGCCGGGGGCGAACTGGCCGCGGTCGACGTGGCGCTCGCGCTCCGGGACACCGGCGTCGAGAACGGCGTGTTCGAGCCGCTCGCCGCCCTCGACCGCGACTCCCTGGCGACCGGCCGGGCGGCGCTCGCCGGCCTCGCGGGCGACGGCGACTCCGTCGGCGAGGGGGCCGACGACGAACTGGACCGTCTGCGCGACCGGCTCGGGCAAATCGAGGACCTCGCGGCCGCCTCGATGGAGGTCGTCGAGGCCGTCCAGGAGGGCGCGCGGCGGCCCGACGAGTTCCAGGACGCGCTGGTGCGCCACGTCACGAGCGAGACCGGCGTCGACGCCGCCAGGGTCCGGGACGCGATGCCCCGCGAGGCGACCGACGCCCGCGACTTCGTCGACGTGGCGTTGCGGGAACTCCGGAGCACGCTGCGAACCGACGTCCGGGAGCGCGAGCAGGCGGTCGCCGACCGGTTGGAAGACGACCTCGCCGATGCGCGTGCGGAGATCGACGCCGCGGTCGAGGCGGTAGACGACATCGCCTTCTCGGTGTCGCTGGCCCGGTTCGCCATCGCGTTCGACCTGACCCGCCCCACCTTCGTCGAGGGCCGCAAGACTATCGCGGTGCAACGGGCCCGCAACCTCACAATCGCCGACGTGGAGAGCGTCCAGCCGGTCACCTACGCCATCGGCGACCACACGCTGGAGCTAGACCGGGCGAACCGACCGCCCAGCGGCGACCGGGTGGCCGTTCTCACTGGCGCGAACTCCGGCGGGAAGACGACCCTGCTGGAGACGCTGTGTCAGGTCCAGTTGCTCGCCCAGATGGGGCTGCCCGTGCCCGCCGACGCCGCCGAGGTGAGCGTCGTCGACACCGTCGTGTTCCACCGCCGGCACGCCTCGTTCAACGCCGGCGTCCTCGAATCGACGCTGCGCTCTGTCGTGCCGCCGCTGACCGAGAGCGACCGGACGCTGATGCTCGTCGACGAGTTCGAGGCCATCACCGAACCCGGCTCCGCCGCCGACCTCCTCCACGGACTCGTGACGTTGACTGTCGACCGCGACGCGCTGGGCGTGTTCGTCACGCACCTCGCGGACGACCTGGAACCGCTGCCCACAGAGGCCCGCGTCGACGGCATCTTCGCTGAAGGGCTGAATCAGGACCTCGAACTGCAGGTCGACTACCAGCCTCGGTTTGGCACGGTCGGAAAATCCACACCGGAGTTCATCGTCTCCCGACTGGTCGCGAACGCCAAGGACCCCGTCGAGCGAAACGGGTTCGAGACACTCGCCACGGCCGTCGGCGAGGAAGCGGTCCAGCGGACGCTCTCAGACGCCCTCTGGACCGACGAGTAG
- a CDS encoding bacterio-opsin activator, with amino-acid sequence MTVHTSDDRWLDAPVETVFTFMDEPSNQAAVTPSLTRAERIERLPNSGNRAAYEYKMFGITFTGEVRASTYKPPERIVYEMSGDLTGRIAWRFEPERGGTRLTYAAEYEVPGPLPEVLLAPLIRWYNRREVRRLLENIAEAVEGEERVVASSPS; translated from the coding sequence ATGACCGTCCATACGTCCGACGACCGCTGGCTCGATGCACCAGTCGAGACAGTGTTCACGTTCATGGACGAGCCGTCGAACCAGGCGGCCGTCACGCCGAGCCTTACCCGCGCCGAACGCATCGAGCGGCTGCCAAACAGCGGAAACCGCGCTGCGTACGAGTACAAAATGTTCGGAATCACCTTCACCGGTGAGGTCCGTGCCTCGACGTACAAGCCGCCCGAGCGTATCGTTTACGAGATGAGCGGCGACCTGACGGGCCGGATAGCCTGGCGGTTCGAACCGGAGCGCGGGGGCACGCGGCTCACATACGCGGCCGAGTACGAGGTCCCCGGGCCACTCCCGGAGGTTCTCCTCGCGCCGCTCATCCGCTGGTACAACCGCCGGGAGGTACGGCGGCTTCTGGAAAACATCGCCGAGGCGGTCGAAGGGGAGGAGCGAGTCGTCGCCAGTTCGCCGTCCTGA